In Candidatus Micrarchaeum acidiphilum ARMAN-2, the genomic window TTTTCTCTGCAAGCGACTGCAATTTATCGAAAAAAGTGTCTAGCACAGCAGGATTGTCTCTAGCGCATTGTGTAATATTTTTGCCCAGATATGGCATTACCAGCGCGCTAAACTGCTTTTCTTTCAACACCATCAATCTATCTGGCACTAATGCTCTCCCGCCTTCTCTGGAAATCATAGCGTAGCCATTTACATTGTTTGACACTTCATTCATGCTTTCCTTATCTACCCCTATCTTTGCCACCATCTGTTGTTTGCCCTTGCGGCACAGGTAAAGCTTAGTTGTCGTGTGTCCCTGTATTGCCAACGGCTCGAAATCATAGAGCGAGAATTTCTTTGCCAAATGCTCTAAAATCCTATTTTGGGTGCTTTCCGACAATTGCCTCAGTCCTTAAAAATTTAGTCAGTATCTCAATCACGCCGCCGGTTATGTTATTTTCAGCAACGTATATTGCCTTGTCCTTAAATTCATTACCGGCATTTCCAACCGCATAATGCAAAGCTATGTCTTCGCCCAAATAATCGGACATGGAGTTGCCTATCATACCTATCTGCTTCAAACCTAATTCCTGCATTAAAAGTTTTGTTCCATCGCGCTTGCTTCCGCCCTTCGGCGCAATTATTATAACTCCATCCCCTGCGTTTAAATCGTTATGTGTACCAATAGTTTGCCAGTTCAAAACAGGTTTTATCACTTCAAGAATCTTATTGTATTCATCAAATTCTGGAAACCTAAAGTGCGTGCCATCGTTTATTCTTACAAACAATCCAAGACTGCATTTGCGCAATGGGTTTAACATAACAACTGTTTCCCCACGCCCTCCTATCAGTTCTCCGTTGCGGATTCTTGCCACTGGATCTCCGCCCGACCACACCGTTATACCTTCAGCCTCCAGCAAAGTTTGAGCCGTCTTGAACATCTTTTCAAATTCGATAGGGATATCCCTATCCTTTACGATGGTTTTGCCATCAATCATTAAGAGTTGGCCCTTTTCTGCCACGACAGGTCCGTTAAGTCCTATCTCGTTTTCCCAATTTACCAATACTTGAAGCGGCGTGTCTGAGTTCA contains:
- a CDS encoding Haloacid dehalogenase domain protein hydrolase type 3, with product MSRYMKIPLNKLVLLDLDATLIDKNYNFTWPLQQLRRVVESMENAGWKIGLNSDTPLQVLVNWENEIGLNGPVVAEKGQLLMIDGKTIVKDRDIPIEFEKMFKTAQTLLEAEGITVWSGGDPVARIRNGELIGGRGETVVMLNPLRKCSLGLFVRINDGTHFRFPEFDEYNKILEVIKPVLNWQTIGTHNDLNAGDGVIIIAPKGGSKRDGTKLLMQELGLKQIGMIGNSMSDYLGEDIALHYAVGNAGNEFKDKAIYVAENNITGGVIEILTKFLRTEAIVGKHPK